GGCACGTGGTTCTGTTGATTCTGTACTGGAGGGGGTATACATGTGTGTTCGGTGCTCACTGTCACTTCTGGTTAGTGGATCAAAACAGCTTTGAAACGGAACCCATCTCTACTATGCAGAAACAGCCATCACAATAGCAACTGCCTGCACTTTCAAATCGTGTGTGAGATACCCAGCTGGTGCGAGTGCAGAGGAGGGCTCTGTTTCTGCAGATGAGTAGTCGATGTCCTGCATGCAGCTGTCTCTGCATATGCATGTACACCCAGTATACCTGTATCAGTGTCCGTGTCTTATTTTCAGGTAAATGGTTTGTAAGCACTGGGAAGGATAACCTGCTGAATGCCTGGAGAACGCCCTATGGAGCCAGTATATTCCAGGtaggaaaaaaaagtgtaagcAATTCTGCtggttgcataaaacaccttGAGTATTAGTGTTAATTAGAACTCTTAGAGACCTTGTTCCCTTACCTTGGGTACTGCCTTACATGGGTTCAGGTGCTTTCTGCAACAGCCACATTTAAAGGGGGAAAACTAAGGGGAGAAATTGGGGTGTTTAATGCAACTGGCCAGTACGCTAGAGCCTTGAAGAGTCTGAAGCAATGTTGGGGATGCCCCTCCCTCACACTGTCCCTCCTTCCTCTGTCCCCTCCGCAGTCCAAGGAGTCCTCGTCTGTGCTGAGCTGCGACGTCTCTCCGGATGACAAGTTCATTGTCACCGGCTCAGGAGACAAGAAGGCCACAGTGTATGAGGTGGTATACTGAGAGAcctgcagcagcacacacacacacacacccacacaagcagCCTTCCCAACACTGGCATTAGCAGTCATTCAAAACCTCGTATTGTGTTGCCTCTCTCCCCCCGCACAGCTCCCAGTGCTCcaatcaaaatatttaaaaactacaagAAGCCAACATTTAGTTTATTGGGGTTAAGAGATTACCTGCACCCTGCCTTGTTCAGGCAGCCAGCGCCCAGGGGTGGCTCCCTGGTGCAATGCATTGCTGAGCTGGAACAGAATAACCCTCTTCTTCCTTGTGATTTTAAAGCTTGAGATATGGCAGCGGTCTCATCAGAGTCAGGGATAGCATTTAAACTTCTCTATATTGTTCTGCACTTGCTTCCTTCAATTATGACACAGGAAGTGAAACAACTTTGTTGAAAGCCAGTCGGAGACTAGCGACAAATCTGCCTAACTCGAACACGCTCTTTAATCTTCAGCacttgcttttagtgtgccaaaACCCAAGCTTGCCTTCTAAGTCAGCACCGGCTCCTCCACTTGCATACACCACACACCCACCTGTGTATAATACCGTGTTCAGGAAGCCCTTTGATGATCACAACAGGTAGAAACAGGAGCTCACTTACATGTGCGCGCGCCTGCCGTGGGAACCCTCTTGGACAGTTACACCAAAATGCCACGGTTCCATTTGCCGCTGGGACCAACTCTAGCGCAGTTTGAAATCAGGCTTCTTCGTTTCCATTAGTAGCAGATCGACATCAAATCCATTTCAATTGGGACTCTGCCcgtcagccccagttaggattgtgGGCTGGCAGAACACGATCTCACCAAAACTGATAGTGGAAGTTACCTAACGAgagtacaaatgtgttttttaaaactatagaAGACAAAAAAAAGGGAAGACGGCAGAACATGAGGGCTGTGAATAGAATTACACTGGCAAGGGAAACACAGGTGGGGGGTGAATGCGTTTATAAACAGCAAATTATACAAGAACGGGATCCACCTGCAGCGTATAGTCCAATGTGTAACCCCTACACACTACCCTGCAGATGCATTCTGTTCTTGTATAATCGCTATTTATAAACACAGGGATGGATTCACGGGAACGAGATGAGAGCCAGCAGACAGGCTCCTCAGAATGACATAGCCCACCCTCGGAAACTGCCAATATAAAATGTCTCCTGAAAAACAGACATCCCATCTGTGTGCTCCTGCCCTCCTTTAGATTAGGAATATCCAGCCCTTATAGCATCTTTGAATCTCTTCCCACTGTTTCAGCGTCAATACCTTCCTTCCCTGTCTGGgactccaataaaaaaaaagtaaaacaccaAGGAAATTTATTCTCAAGATGCACTTACTGTTtgtgttaaacacatttaaaactaaatgtaaaggtgaaagaaaataataataaaatgatgtaTATGTGTGGATCTTTTGAAGAGCCTGGTGGTGTTTTTATTAAATCTTGCGAGCACTGTGAACGACTGCAGGAGTCACCATCTATTTGCTTTAGAGCACCTCATCAAAATACATGACTATGAAAACAGACATTGGTTCAGGTGGGGTTTTTTtcatcaccatttttttttaattttgttttgaaatgttcctGAAAATAAGTGAGTAAAAGAAGGTGGATCTGAAATTATAGTATTGCAGTTTTTGTCCCCATGGCAACCCTCTCcagatggaaatgagactcccggtgcacagcagtttgatccatcttTGTTTTTACCCcaagtttagtaagacacacctgcgcTTGCTACCTCCACACACGGTGGCTGATCAAGctcgcagtaaaacctggactggatgaaactgctctgcaatgagagtctcatttccatccttGTCCTCAATTGTTTTAACGGATCAGTGGCCCAGGATTATGCGAGTATAAAACAAAAGGCAGTTTAGTTATTTGCTGCTCAAGCACTACAATGATTGAGGTGCCTGAAACAGAAATCTACCATGCGGATGATGTTGGGTCTCTCCAGCACAAGGAAACAGGAGCAGCCATACAAAATACTTTATTGGTCTCATTTCATCAGCTACAGCTAGACCCTCCCATATTGGATAGGTCATTATCCCTCCTCCCACAAACAAGTACATCAATACAGCGCTGTTCCCATAAATGAGTAGAACCCTACcgtattaaaaaaagcaaaacaagtgaATGAAAGACAAATGGTAGTGACAGCATTTCAATTTCTACTCacataatacagaaaaaataaatttatacaACCCCCCTCTCACAGGATTCAGAAGCAGACCTGCTGTTGGAACGCCACGTCTACTTCATTAGTATtataattttcctttaaaaagaaTGAACGCTTTTTCAGAGTTGCAAGTACGCATTGTATTTTGGCTGTTTGcaattctgaaacacacacacacagttcctaAGGCAGTACAGACAGAAAATGCAATAGAAGCTGCGTCGTGAATCTCACAGATGATCCCTCTCCCCGCTGGTACAGTCGTGTCTGGTTCCTTTGCTTCAGTTGAAGAGTCTCCCCCTTTCAGAGTGCAGTCATGGATGAATCTGACCTCTTTTGACAAATTCTGCCGTTCTTTCAAAAACCGTCCCGAATCCCACGTGAGATTCCGAAACTGTTCCGGACTTCCCATGGGACCACTGCAGATATTAAACTGGGATTCGAATCCAGTCCTGCAGAGGTAACAGGAATCTAGACAGTGAACCCCTTAACCCCTCCGATTACAAACCAGTCTCTGCACAGTCAATCTGCCCTGTTTTTGGCAGCGGGTTTCGTGCAGGTTAACGAAATTCAGAAGGGCTCCAGAGTGGTTTGAAACAGACTAGTGTAGCTAGGGGTCTTTTCAGGAGTCAAAGAGGTTCAAAAACAGTGAAAGAATGGCAGGAAGGGAATCAAACTGCAGCACTATAACTTCATAAACCCCTGGCAGGTTTACAGTGGAGGTCACTACTAAACATCAGTCCACAGGTCAGACACAGCAAGCACAGCTGCTCAGGGTCCAGTCAAAGCCTCATGTCCATTTGCCAAAAATAGTCTTTactaaagtttattattttttgttcactatgtatttattttatttattaaaaaaaaataaaaaaatttcgTTTCTCCAGACAAGAAAATGAATTGTCAATCAAGCTAGCGTCTGGAAGTAAGAAGCGAGACGCCCCCTTGCAACGCTGCAGTGTAACATTACTCTACAGGAGTCTGACCACTAGTAAACAATACTCCCAGGGATTCTCAAAGCCCCGCCTCCTCCTGCTTGTCTCATTGGCTCGTTCCTCCCGCCCCCTTTCCTCCTCAGTAGATGACCTCATAAACGGTGGCTTTCTTGTCACCGGAACCCGTGACGATGAACTGGTCGTCTGGAGAGATGTCACAGCTCAGGACAGAGGAGGATTCCTTCGACTGCAAATAAACAAACCATGAACCAAGTTGGTAAACTTCTGATTAGTGTGTAAACATGTTAAATGCATGCAGCTgcttatttaattgtttagcatcattaattactgcagcataactaattgtacttattaaaataataattattatattacctGGAATATACTGGCTCCGTAGGGTGTTCTCCAGGCATTCAGCAGGTTATCCTTCCCAGTGCTTACAAACCATTTACCTGCAGGCACAAAAACAAGCAGAGAGCTGAAGGGCTGGCTCTGCCAAATAGGACACACACACCTGTCACAAAAACCTGGACGTCATCTGCATGTGTGCCAGGTTTCCAAGACACTGCTCGGCTGAAGAGCCAGACAGCTGCTCCTGTCTCCAgtagtgtgtgtgagagagagagagagagagagagaaaatgcagggatggaaatgagactcccactacatagcagtttgatccattccttgcTTTACTATTTAATagagacacagctgagcttgctACCTCAACACTGTGTAATGAAGCTCGCAGTAAAGCCTGGAGTGGGTGAAGCTGCAATCCGTCTTTATGTAGCAAACATTTACAGCATTTGACAGAAACATTCGAGAGAGACTTGCACCATTAGGCTGGTACAGGTAGGTCGCATTATAGAAAGGCTTACAGGGTGTACAGGAATGTCAAGCGTTAGGAATCTAGAAAGCAGACTAGCTGATACAGAAGATACTGATAGCTGATACTAGCTGATACTTTCGGAAGGGGTCGGTCTAGCGTGACAGAAGGCTGTACTCACCGCAGGACGCGAACTTGAGAGACAGCACGCAGCTCTCGTGCAGGTGCAGCTGGTACTTGTCCGGTTTGGAGACGTGCAGGATTTCCACGTTGCTGCTCTCCATGCCCACTGCCAGCCACTCCCCACTGGGGCAGTACCCCAGAGAGAAGATCTGCAACGACAGCCAGGGCTCCGGGTTAGCCAGCCTCCCCGCCACACACCCAGCCCCAAGACAGGGTACACCAGCGCCTGCTTTCACAGACCCGTACCGGCGGTGCGAGGGTCACTGGGGACCGTCAAACCAGACAAAAATATCACACACTACAAAACTGTAACCTGTTGGATTAGAAGCCTGGAAGAGTGTCCCGGACAACGAGCCTCCccacccctctccctcccccggTACCTGTGAGGTGAAGTCGTGCTGCTGGAGCTGCCTGCCCTCCCTCAGGTCCCAGCAGCGCACCGTGTTGTCCAGCCCGCCTGTCCACAGCTTGGTCCCGTCGTTCGAGATGTCGATACAGCTGGCACCATCCGTGTGGCCCTGGAACTGCCTGTGGAGGAGCATTGAGGAGGGTtattgcagacagacagacaacactGACGAGGGTCACTGCAGGCAGACTCCCAGGACCCCCCTCTCCTAGGTCCCCTGCCCCTGTGATCCCCGGCTGGGCCGTGCTCCTACCTGACCAGGGTCTGGTTCTGCAGGTCCCACACCACGATGTTGCCGTCGCTGCAGCAGGAGAAGCACACTTTGGCGTCGGGGCTGATGGCGAGGGCGTAGCAGGCGGGCGCCGACGAGGTCAGCTCCGCCTTGATCCGGGGGGTGGGCGTGGCCAGGTCCCAGATTGACAGCGTGCTGGCTTCCCCACCCACAATCAGGGTCCGCCCATCAGGGAGGAGCTTGCAGGAGCGGATGTAGTTATCACGGTTCTGCAGAGAGGGAGTGGTCTATAATGCAGCGATCGTAAACACTGGTCACATTCAACAACCTCACCTTATACACCTTCGATTAACAGCTAAGCAAACAGATACTCAGACCTTGCATGACCTGTGACTGGTTTATTCTGTTCCCCTGATGGAATTACAGACTCTGTTCCCGACGCCCTCCTTACCAGGCAGTCGAGCTGCGCCACGGCGCTCTTGGTGCCCGGCTGGCTCACGTCCCACACCTTGACGCAGCCCTTGCCCCCGGTGTAGACGTGGCGCGTGGAGTTGCTGATGGTCACGGCGCACACCACGTCTCCGTGGCTCAGCGTGTGAACCTGCCGGGCGTGGCGCGGGATGCCCGGGCCAATCAGAGCGTCCGGAGGGAAGGGCACCGGCTGCATCTGCCCATCGGCGCTCACGTGGAACGAGTAGGCACTGCGGGGAGGGAGTCAGACAGAGATACGAGACAACACTACAGATAAACAGGCGTGCATTCTCAGTGAGCTACACTGTAATCTAGACTTGTGCAAAGGAATTGTCCAAGCTCCTTCAAAGCAGCATGATCAGTTCATGAGCTTTACATATAAAAGGGGTCTGCTCTCACTTTCCTCTGCACAAGTACCCAATTCAAACAGACAACTCCTCTGAACTGCCCAGACAGTATTAGCCAAGACTGAACAGTCTCAAGCCCTGcacaaaaagacagacagaagCACGGGGCGGCAGAGGGTTGGCACTCACGGTTTCCCTGACGCAGCGGCGGTGGCGGCTGCCTGCATGCTGGCTGGTAGTCCTGGCACTCTGAGGTGTGGGTGGGAGTGGGGAGACTCGTACCCCACCTGCAGCAGACACGAGAGCAAGTTGGAATGGCAATAGagaattggggggaaaaaaaaaaaaaaaaaaaaaaaaaaaaagaactgaccCCAACCCAGTCTGTAATGCTAGATCACAACGCGAACAAAATACTATAGTATTCAAAACACGAAACAATGACTGGACCAGGCATTTCCAGTATGATAAAGATCATGAAACCATCAGTACCCCCAAAACCACCCATTAATCTGACCAGGGTCCCATTCCATACGGGTTCTGATCAGCAACAGTCTACAGGGTGTCCAATAAATCAGGCATCTTAGGCAAGATCACATATCAGATCTGAATTTATTCCTTCACTGCATCAAAACATTTCACACACGAAAGATAACAACGAATGCTATAAACCTTTAAAAACAGGTTCGCAGGCATTACACGTTCCTGCGAGTGCGCGGTACTCACCACAGGTGGGCGCCCGTAGTTAGCAGCCGCGACCACTGCGGCTCCGTTCATCTGCGGGGAGACGAGGTGCAGCCCTGCGTACGCCCCCGCCGCCATCTCCCCGTTCACCCCGGAGTGAGCCAGCCCGAACGCACCAGGGTACGAGCCCTGCACTGACAGGGGGTTCCGCAGAGCCAGagctgagcagagagagagagagagaggggagagcgcACATCCATCACAGGGCATGAGCAGAGCCTTCAGGAGTGTGTACGAGACAGGACAATGACGCAACAGAACCCAACCGGGGAGGTACACTGCTACTACACAGgaggggatggaaatgagactcccatcgCATAGCGGTCTGATCCAGCCCTGGTTTtattaggagtttaataagacacaccttgAGGTTTGTTACCTTTTATACTGGGGCTAATCAACTTTGTGGGTTTAAAATGTCAAGTTTTAACATCGAGGATATTCAGTGAAGGGTGGctttgaaacacacagcactgtcctGCTGCAGCATTCTACTGTGTCAGTGCCTGCCTGCCTCCTGCAGTCTGAATCAGAGCTGTGTACTGAAAATCTAGCAGGCAGCTCCACTTctgaggcaatgctgacagcTGCTGGTGGAAAACAAGCAGTACACATGCCAGCATTGTGACTGGTTTAACCCGTAACCTCCCGAAATTCCATtgaggggaaaataaataaacaaataaaataaataaagtgcgaTCCACAAGCCATCACAGATTGCATGCCCCATGTTCCAGTATATGGAAGCTATTGTATACAAATCAATACACAAACGCATCCCAGGCCTCAAATCACAAAAAGCGTTAACGCCCAGCTCTTACCGAGGGGGTCAACCCCGGGCTTCCCAGGCATGGGTCTGAACTGTGGGGCGCTGCTGCTGGCACCGGAACTGGGGCCGGGCGTGGACGACTCGCTCGGGGGCATCGGAGTGCTGGACTTCAGTCCGGGCGTGCTCGACTTCTCATTCTGATTGCACAGGGAGAAACAACTAATCACAGCCTTTGTTTTACCAGGTAGAACCAGCTCAGACCAGATGTGCATTTTACAGAGAGGCACTAGGGGCTTGTACTGGAGAGTTAGCAGCCAGCGCTGAGGGGAAAGATACCTCTGAACTCCCCCAACACCAACTACCTTCCCAAACCATAACAAAAAGTAAAACTTAATGCTACTCAGAGTGACTCCTGAGCATTTACTAATGTTACATATTTCTACAAGTTAgagtctgttttatttataacactCACCGACACCAGCTGTTCATAGTCATGAAAACCCAGCCAGCGTATAACGAGCAGCAATTATAATGAAGGTTTATAATTACAAAATCTCCTTCCTCTCTCCCCaatctctcccctccctcctcccccagtGACAGCCGCGTGGCCAGGGCTCCTGAGCGTACCGCAGGGGGCTCTTTGCCCCGGGACGGGGAGGGTGCACTGCCGGATGAGCCCATGGAAGTGGGGCTGACCTGTGCCAGCTCCTTCCGCTGAAGGTGCAGCTTGTCCAGCCCGTTCTCTCGGGACGAGTAGGAGTGGACGCTGCGTGGGGAGGCCGGGTCCTGGGGACAGAACAGCAGACCAGTCATTCCACAGCTATCCAGCAATATACAAtgctgggaataagactcctattgcatagcagttccatccattccaagttttactatgagcttcatTAGCCAGTTTAACAAGATCAAATGTGTCTTACTTAACACATAGTAataccaggaacggatcaaactgctatgcaatgggagtcttatttctatccgtGTGTACTGATCACTTTAAGGGTTCATTTATAAAGCTACTAGAAATTAAGATTTGCCCTCCAGGACGTAAGTATTGAGACGAAATATCCAAGAAGGGTCCCAGGGGAGATCAGTCACATCTTGAATTGAACGCTAAACACAAGCCAGGACTCCAGcacattcattgtacaaaaataTAATGATTATAAAACCTCAAGCATCGTCTCAGCCAATCACGTTCCCTGTGGAGCAGTCGTTATCCCACAGGCAGGAAACGCCAACAGGGCTTTGGAACTGCTTTGGAGGCTCTTAAAACTGTGCCAGTCATTCCCATTATTCCTCTTGAGAGGGACACTTGACTGTCAAAGCGAGCGATTATCTACAGAGGCAATGACTGCCCTGCCGGACTTTCACGCTTACAACATTAGAGGAGCTCCGTTTTAATCCTAAAAGCTTCCTGTAAAAGCACAGCATGCAAAAAAACGGCTTGTGGTCACACACATAAAGTGCCGGATCAAACCTGTAGTCATGTTGCTTGTGTGAAAGtcaagtaaagaaataaataaataaatatatataataataaaataaatatatatatatatatatatatatatatatatatatatatagacacacacacactttaacattttcaaattgaCAGGTCGACTGGTATCCTTGCAGACAGTGCTGGAGGATTTCGCTGCTGTGAAACCGATCCAGCTCTTAACAGCTGCACAAACCTCATCCACCACCAAGTTGTCATCACTTTTATCAGCATCACTGCCctagagaagaaaaaacaaacaaacaaaaagaaaaatgtgagcTGTGTGTACAGCTGCAATGCACCGCAGAGGCAAGCCTGGTTACACAATTAGCAACAGGATTAACCTCTTTGCAGCTCACTGGCTATTAGGAAACCTTCTCAAATATCTTAAAAAGATCAATTAAAATTAATAGATATActggtgtaatatatatatatatatatatattctatatatatatatatatatatatatatatatatatatatatatatatatatatatatatatctcatagaAAAAGGTAATGTCGGTACACAAAAACGTGAATAAATGATAACAATTAATTATATCAGGACATTTCAGACTGCAGCTTTACTTCAGGCATCTTTCCAGGCCACCACAATGCCCGGGGTCCCAATCCAATTGAGCAagcttgggatgaacttgaacaattgTCGTGACAACCCTCCGCACCGAGAGAGTGAAATATGAACGACCGAATTGAGACACCTTCGAGCGCTTCGTGGAGTCTGCGCCTCGT
This Polyodon spathula isolate WHYD16114869_AA chromosome 27, ASM1765450v1, whole genome shotgun sequence DNA region includes the following protein-coding sequences:
- the LOC121301322 gene encoding transducin-like enhancer protein 1 isoform X2 translates to MFPQNRTPAPLAPPPGSSASAAGGPGTPQSLKLTYPETLDRIKEEFQFLQTQYHSLKLECEKLATEKTEIQRHYVMYYEMSYGLNIEMHKQTEISKRLNVICAQIIPFLSQAHQQQVVQAMERAKQVTMGELNAAIGHQLQAQHLSHHAQGLPLTSHPSGLQHPGLAALGGGSSLLALSGALGAQAQLAAKEERSHLEAVAAAAEHHRGFFRGAAFLAMETDREPGPSSLSNGDKGRAQADYLSNGKKRKAEEKDFMTDYGSDADKSDDNLVVDEDPASPRSVHSYSSRENGLDKLHLQRKELAQVSPTSMGSSGSAPSPSRGKEPPANEKSSTPGLKSSTPMPPSESSTPGPSSGASSSAPQFRPMPGKPGVDPLALALRNPLSVQGSYPGAFGLAHSGVNGEMAAGAYAGLHLVSPQMNGAAVVAAANYGRPPVVGYESPHSHPHLRVPGLPASMQAAATAAASGKPAYSFHVSADGQMQPVPFPPDALIGPGIPRHARQVHTLSHGDVVCAVTISNSTRHVYTGGKGCVKVWDVSQPGTKSAVAQLDCLNRDNYIRSCKLLPDGRTLIVGGEASTLSIWDLATPTPRIKAELTSSAPACYALAISPDAKVCFSCCSDGNIVVWDLQNQTLVRQFQGHTDGASCIDISNDGTKLWTGGLDNTVRCWDLREGRQLQQHDFTSQIFSLGYCPSGEWLAVGMESSNVEILHVSKPDKYQLHLHESCVLSLKFASCGKWFVSTGKDNLLNAWRTPYGASIFQSKESSSVLSCDISPDDQFIVTGSGDKKATVYEVIY
- the LOC121301322 gene encoding transducin-like enhancer protein 1 isoform X1, coding for MERAKQHQLQAQHLSHHAQGLPLTSHPSGLQHPGLAALGGGSSLLALSGALGAQAQLAAKEERSHLEAVAAAAEHHRGFFRGAAFLAMETDREPGPSSLSNGDKGRAQADYLSNGKKRKAEEKDFMTDYGSDADKSDDNLVVDEDPASPRSVHSYSSRENGLDKLHLQRKELAQVSPTSMGSSGSAPSPSRGKEPPANEKSSTPGLKSSTPMPPSESSTPGPSSGASSSAPQFRPMPGKPGVDPLALALRNPLSVQGSYPGAFGLAHSGVNGEMAAGAYAGLHLVSPQMNGAAVVAAANYGRPPVVGYESPHSHPHLRVPGLPASMQAAATAAASGKPAYSFHVSADGQMQPVPFPPDALIGPGIPRHARQVHTLSHGDVVCAVTISNSTRHVYTGGKGCVKVWDVSQPGTKSAVAQLDCLNRDNYIRSCKLLPDGRTLIVGGEASTLSIWDLATPTPRIKAELTSSAPACYALAISPDAKVCFSCCSDGNIVVWDLQNQTLVRQFQGHTDGASCIDISNDGTKLWTGGLDNTVRCWDLREGRQLQQHDFTSQIFSLGYCPSGEWLAVGMESSNVEILHVSKPDKYQLHLHESCVLSLKFASCGKWFVSTGKDNLLNAWRTPYGASIFQSKESSSVLSCDISPDDQFIVTGSGDKKATVYEVIY